The genomic segment ATTTGATGACTAGATCAGTTTTGATAGAAACGTTAAGGAATGATGATAAACAGTATAAACATTAAATACTTTAACTTTACCCGTTAAGATGTTTATCATGGATTGTTATCATCGAGTGGTATTGACATTACCAGATGCTACATTGTCCCTTGAGTGTCGCAACGATTCGATGTCTTGGAATGATGTGAGCTTTATAGCTCTTGAGTCGTCAGACTTTCTCAAATAAATCGCTGTGTCTTTGGCCCAACAGTACTTGTAATTGTCTTGCTCCTTTACCGATTTAGCCAGGTAAAATAACTCTTGCAGTCTGGGTGTGAGATGACTAAAAATTGAAATCCTCACTTCGTTTTCTGGGTTGAGGCCAAAGGTCGCTGGTAATAGATGATTGCAATTTCTCCTTTTGGAAAGCACCTCGTCACGAACCATACGACGGGTAAATTTACATATGATGGGGAGGATGCCTCTTCGGCGGCCATCTTGGGTTCTTGCTGGAACTCGATGAGCCACATCGATGTCCCATGGCGAGACTTTAACTCCAATGCCCGCAAAAACTTTAACACATAACTCAACAGTGTCTGTCGCTTTCTCGTTTATCTCTGCTT from the Montipora capricornis isolate CH-2021 unplaced genomic scaffold, ASM3666992v2 scaffold_498, whole genome shotgun sequence genome contains:
- the LOC138036750 gene encoding uncharacterized protein; translated protein: MSDVTSLRKENDELKKQLQEIQKDLSTVKKRVTAPSRKQHGAERQNFQTPLVIAQPDDKPNQNDVQFLNITQENILSKLEEMESKIAQITQNTARISKAIDDIQAYSYQYNLKIVGVPQAEINEKATDTVELCVKVFAGIGVKVSPWDIDVAHRVPARTQDGRRRGILPIICKFTRRMVRDEVLSKRRNCNHLLPATFGLNPENEVRISIFSHLTPRLQELFYLAKSVKEQDNYKYCWAKDTAIYLRKSDDSRAIKLTSFQDIESLRHSRDNVASGNVNTTR